From the genome of Marinobacter antarcticus, one region includes:
- a CDS encoding DUF1499 domain-containing protein, translated as MRYFVAVSILLLAGCASTGNMSPSGTQFKHLDLRSQSLVGLYDLGVNRRRIELLRSRLIERGIAVD; from the coding sequence ATGCGTTATTTCGTGGCCGTCTCAATACTCTTGCTCGCAGGATGCGCATCCACTGGTAACATGTCGCCTTCGGGAACCCAGTTCAAACACCTGGACTTGAGATCTCAATCACTTGTTGGGCTCTACGATCTGGGAGTGAATCGACGCAGGATCGAGTTACTGAGGAGCCGCCTTATAGAGCGCGGTATTGCCGTCGACTGA
- a CDS encoding protein-L-isoaspartate(D-aspartate) O-methyltransferase, with protein sequence MKNDLRDNKKAFMGLLVKRGIQDKLVLDAMEAVPREVFVGLDLAEFAYDDSPLPIDEGQTISQPYIVALMTEAMQLKPGDKVLEIGSGSGYAAAILSRIVKQVYTVERHRGLANLARERLSKLGYDNVSVLCGDGTLGWAEHAPFDAIVVTAGGPVVPRSLTRQLVIGGRLVIPVGPSVHEQKLLRITRTSEEEMETAELGGVRFVPLIGEEGWRDVEKNPEAGSGMPETFPFGL encoded by the coding sequence ATGAAAAATGATCTACGCGACAATAAAAAAGCATTTATGGGTCTACTGGTAAAGAGAGGCATTCAGGATAAGTTGGTGCTGGATGCTATGGAGGCTGTTCCACGAGAGGTTTTTGTCGGCCTTGACCTGGCCGAATTTGCCTATGATGACTCCCCCTTGCCCATAGATGAGGGGCAGACCATTTCCCAGCCCTATATTGTCGCCCTGATGACGGAGGCGATGCAGCTCAAGCCGGGAGATAAGGTGCTGGAGATCGGTAGCGGCTCTGGCTATGCGGCGGCCATCCTCTCCCGGATTGTGAAACAGGTGTATACGGTTGAGCGCCACCGGGGGCTGGCGAATCTGGCCCGGGAACGCTTATCCAAACTGGGCTATGACAATGTTTCAGTTCTTTGCGGTGATGGAACTCTGGGCTGGGCGGAGCATGCCCCCTTTGATGCCATTGTTGTAACTGCTGGAGGACCCGTGGTGCCCCGCTCCCTTACCAGGCAACTGGTCATCGGCGGTCGCCTGGTGATTCCTGTTGGTCCCAGTGTGCACGAACAGAAACTGTTACGTATTACCCGCACCAGCGAGGAAGAAATGGAGACCGCAGAGCTCGGCGGGGTCAGGTTTGTTCCGCTGATAGGCGAAGAAGGGTGGCGGGACGTGGAAAAAAACCCGGAGGCGGGTTCGGGTATGCCGGAAACCTTCCCGTTCGGGCTCTGA
- a CDS encoding ACT domain-containing protein, with protein MKRTQFLQDLITQLSPKLDPSTYVYCTVARAQYGELEKLKPIVSIAELEGLTLVVPLEQAKAEGLDYSRVFRRITLEGHSSLEALGLTSVVTSLLAARGITTNVIAGFYHDHMFVPSDRTDEAMEALKELASQPNG; from the coding sequence ATGAAGCGAACGCAGTTTCTACAGGATTTGATAACGCAGCTCTCACCAAAACTTGATCCGAGTACCTACGTTTATTGCACTGTGGCTCGCGCACAGTATGGTGAGCTGGAAAAGCTCAAACCCATTGTCAGCATTGCTGAATTGGAAGGTCTTACGCTGGTCGTTCCTTTGGAACAGGCCAAAGCTGAGGGCCTGGACTACTCCAGAGTCTTCCGTCGCATTACGCTCGAAGGACACTCCAGTCTCGAAGCTCTGGGGCTCACATCCGTTGTAACGAGCTTGCTTGCCGCACGGGGAATTACAACCAATGTCATCGCCGGCTTCTATCACGACCACATGTTCGTGCCCAGCGATCGAACCGATGAAGCCATGGAAGCACTGAAGGAGCTCGCTAGCCAGCCGAACGGCTAA
- a CDS encoding protein adenylyltransferase SelO, translated as MPKRLSQEPQPIVATLDDLATLADYSLMDTLNCDPEGKANGADHAPRQVFSGHYVPVIPTPIENPEYVAHGKDLFRELGFADSMAQSGDFVSMFSGDLAHVPDSMRKVGWACGYALSIYGTEFYQQCPFQTGNGYGDGRAISVLEAVINGQRWEMQLKGGGRTPYCRGADGRAVLRSSVREFLAQEHMHALGVPTSRSLSLYVSKTEKVRRPWYSEGSHSMNPDVLISEPVAISTRVAPSFIRVGQLELFSRRARKKEHPKAMEELEKIVLHLIDREYGDVIDQTLTTAEKVVLLAREFLNRLTSLVANWIRVGYCQGNFNSDNCAAGGFTLDYGPFGFCDAFDPQYQPWTGGGRHFSFLNQPMAAERNFHSFCSAVRPLLAAHPYCLRQLDEIEGEFPKVMQQQMEKMWSAKLGIDAFDAGLFSELAKLMMQTPVDYTLFFRELSLVPDDIEPLKTSFYRGRTYALDPEGIDERWSAWLTEWKSLTQSRSCDELSSQMKLVNPKYSLREWFVVPAYQQAAAGNYALLRELQEVMTQPYAEQSKDVEKKYYRLKPPEFFDVGGSSHYSCSS; from the coding sequence ATGCCAAAGCGACTGTCCCAGGAACCACAACCTATAGTCGCGACCCTAGACGATCTCGCAACGTTGGCAGACTATTCCCTTATGGATACTCTCAACTGCGATCCTGAGGGGAAAGCAAACGGAGCTGACCACGCGCCGCGACAAGTCTTCTCCGGCCACTATGTTCCGGTTATTCCCACGCCAATCGAAAACCCCGAATATGTCGCGCACGGGAAAGACCTGTTTCGCGAACTGGGCTTCGCCGACAGCATGGCGCAGTCGGGCGACTTCGTCAGCATGTTCTCCGGCGACTTAGCGCATGTTCCGGACTCGATGCGCAAAGTCGGGTGGGCATGTGGCTACGCACTTTCTATCTACGGCACCGAATTCTACCAGCAATGCCCGTTCCAGACCGGCAACGGATACGGCGACGGTCGCGCAATTTCGGTGCTTGAGGCTGTCATCAATGGTCAGCGCTGGGAAATGCAGCTGAAAGGGGGAGGGCGCACACCCTACTGCCGCGGCGCGGACGGTCGGGCCGTTCTGCGGTCCAGTGTCCGGGAGTTCCTGGCACAGGAGCACATGCACGCACTCGGTGTGCCAACGTCACGGTCTCTGAGTCTGTACGTGTCGAAAACCGAGAAAGTCAGGCGTCCGTGGTATTCGGAGGGCTCACACTCAATGAACCCAGACGTGCTGATATCCGAGCCAGTCGCCATCTCTACGCGCGTTGCACCGTCATTCATCAGGGTAGGGCAGCTCGAGCTCTTCAGTCGTCGTGCCCGCAAGAAAGAGCATCCAAAAGCGATGGAGGAGCTCGAGAAGATAGTCTTGCATCTTATCGATCGTGAGTACGGTGACGTTATCGACCAGACACTGACCACCGCCGAAAAAGTAGTGTTGCTTGCGCGCGAGTTCCTTAACCGGCTCACGTCACTTGTGGCGAACTGGATCCGCGTCGGCTACTGCCAGGGCAACTTCAACAGTGACAACTGTGCGGCCGGCGGCTTCACGCTCGACTATGGACCCTTTGGATTCTGCGATGCGTTTGATCCGCAGTACCAACCATGGACGGGAGGCGGACGACACTTTTCGTTCCTTAACCAACCAATGGCGGCAGAACGTAATTTCCACTCGTTTTGTTCGGCGGTGCGGCCACTGTTGGCTGCGCATCCATACTGCCTGCGGCAGCTCGACGAAATTGAAGGTGAGTTTCCGAAGGTGATGCAACAGCAAATGGAGAAGATGTGGTCGGCCAAACTGGGAATTGACGCTTTTGACGCAGGCCTATTCAGCGAGCTGGCAAAGCTGATGATGCAAACGCCGGTTGATTACACTCTGTTTTTCAGGGAACTCTCGTTGGTGCCCGACGACATTGAGCCACTCAAAACAAGCTTCTACCGGGGGCGGACCTATGCTTTAGACCCCGAAGGGATAGACGAGCGCTGGTCAGCGTGGCTCACAGAATGGAAGTCGCTCACTCAATCTCGCTCTTGTGATGAGCTTTCCAGTCAGATGAAGCTGGTCAACCCAAAGTACAGTTTGCGGGAGTGGTTCGTTGTGCCTGCCTATCAGCAAGCGGCAGCGGGGAACTACGCTTTGCTGCGGGAACTGCAGGAAGTCATGACGCAGCCATACGCCGAACAATCGAAAGACGTGGAGAAGAAATACTACCGGCTGAAGCCGCCGGAGTTTTTTGACGTTGGTGGATCATCACACTATAGCTGCTCGTCGTGA
- a CDS encoding Glu/Leu/Phe/Val family dehydrogenase, with protein MDYDFLDESGQILREAGRLGKIDPNVIEFLAAPGRVVTFRIPMKMDDGSFRVFDAHRVRYNDALGPSRDGTRISPDLDLDEVKSLAMIMSIKHAAGRIPAGGGKGGIVADPRELSDREFESLCRAYIRFLRPRGQAYDVPGADIGTDLQTMSWMLDEYESITGYHEPAAINDKPPILGGSLGGYEATGSGVFDVFREAARQADFDIENARIAIQGFGQVGSVAATMFYEAGCDVVAVCDSHGGVYSNDGIDIPALLAHKKSTGKVSGYAGSEPITSESILECDCDVLVPASVQGVITADNADRIQARMVVEAANAPTTLKADAMLLERGVIIVPDVLANAGSVHLCQMERSQGLSDNYWDIETINGLRQERLARGYREAVNTAAAHQLKSVRLGAWINGLKRIEEAMHLRGWC; from the coding sequence ATGGATTATGATTTTTTGGATGAAAGCGGGCAAATTCTTCGTGAGGCTGGCCGTCTCGGCAAGATTGATCCCAATGTCATTGAGTTTCTTGCCGCACCGGGGCGTGTGGTGACGTTTCGCATTCCGATGAAAATGGACGACGGCAGTTTCCGGGTGTTTGATGCCCATCGTGTCCGCTACAACGATGCCCTCGGGCCGAGCCGGGACGGGACGCGGATTTCCCCCGATCTCGACCTGGATGAGGTGAAATCCCTCGCGATGATCATGTCGATCAAGCATGCCGCGGGACGCATCCCCGCCGGTGGCGGCAAGGGGGGTATCGTGGCCGACCCGCGTGAACTGAGTGACCGGGAGTTCGAGTCACTCTGCCGCGCCTATATCCGCTTCCTGCGTCCGAGAGGGCAAGCCTACGATGTACCCGGCGCCGATATCGGCACGGATCTGCAAACCATGAGCTGGATGCTGGACGAATACGAGTCGATCACCGGCTACCATGAACCGGCTGCGATCAATGACAAACCGCCCATCCTCGGCGGCTCGCTGGGGGGCTATGAGGCCACCGGGAGCGGTGTTTTCGATGTGTTCCGGGAAGCGGCGAGGCAGGCCGACTTTGACATCGAAAATGCCCGCATTGCCATCCAGGGATTCGGCCAGGTCGGCTCGGTGGCGGCGACCATGTTCTACGAAGCCGGCTGTGATGTTGTGGCAGTTTGCGATAGCCATGGCGGCGTTTATTCCAACGATGGTATCGATATTCCGGCCCTGTTGGCGCACAAGAAATCCACCGGAAAAGTCTCGGGCTATGCCGGCAGCGAGCCGATAACCAGTGAATCCATTCTGGAATGTGACTGCGATGTGCTGGTGCCTGCTTCGGTTCAGGGCGTAATTACCGCGGACAACGCGGACCGGATCCAGGCCCGGATGGTGGTGGAGGCCGCGAATGCGCCAACCACGTTGAAAGCCGATGCGATGCTGCTGGAAAGGGGCGTCATCATTGTGCCGGATGTGCTGGCCAATGCCGGCAGCGTGCACCTGTGCCAGATGGAGCGCAGTCAGGGTCTCTCGGATAATTACTGGGATATCGAGACCATCAACGGCCTCCGACAGGAACGGTTAGCGCGGGGCTACCGGGAAGCCGTGAACACGGCGGCCGCGCACCAGCTGAAATCAGTCCGGCTGGGGGCGTGGATCAACGGGCTCAAGCGCATTGAAGAGGCGATGCACCTGCGTGGTTGGTGCTAG
- a CDS encoding tyrosine-type recombinase/integrase, with protein MTRQVVSANIDRLIEQVGGEAPFKIGCQTFRHSFAVHLLLHGRPLKFVSQLLGHRSVESTEVYTNVLTFDGAHFLEGVDFHQLISERKWHSRTKIEIAKLISESLSSRHPPKLATPTAKNGKRK; from the coding sequence ATCACGCGCCAGGTGGTGAGTGCGAACATCGACCGGTTGATTGAACAGGTTGGGGGAGAGGCACCGTTCAAGATTGGGTGTCAAACCTTTCGGCACAGCTTTGCGGTACATCTGCTCCTGCACGGGCGGCCGTTGAAGTTCGTGAGTCAACTTCTGGGCCATAGAAGTGTCGAATCGACAGAGGTTTACACGAATGTGTTAACGTTCGATGGAGCGCATTTTTTGGAGGGGGTGGATTTTCACCAACTAATCTCTGAGAGAAAATGGCATTCGCGAACAAAAATCGAGATCGCAAAGCTGATCTCAGAAAGCTTATCTTCGCGACACCCGCCAAAGTTGGCAACGCCGACCGCAAAAAATGGGAAGAGGAAATAG
- a CDS encoding TraR/DksA family transcriptional regulator, which translates to MAPEELETFRQLLLQLREDLLSTSEIRDETSGTVHLDQQSVGRLSRMDALQSQAMAKAGKQRAEQHLRLTEAALLRIDNDEYGECMECGEHINPRRLEVDPTSLYCIDCAR; encoded by the coding sequence ATGGCCCCGGAAGAACTGGAAACATTTCGTCAACTGCTGTTGCAACTTCGTGAGGATCTGCTCTCAACCAGCGAAATCCGTGATGAGACAAGCGGAACCGTTCACCTCGATCAGCAAAGCGTCGGCCGGCTCTCGCGGATGGATGCCCTGCAAAGCCAGGCAATGGCAAAGGCTGGTAAGCAACGGGCTGAACAACATTTACGGCTGACCGAAGCAGCTCTGCTACGGATCGACAACGATGAATACGGGGAATGTATGGAATGCGGTGAACACATCAACCCCAGGCGCCTGGAGGTTGACCCTACAAGCCTCTACTGCATTGATTGCGCGCGATAA
- a CDS encoding fatty acid desaturase produces MALSPLSLPVLRPASVRGHLLGRDEHWDMHDAALQGSSNYILPDILRWFSANIGVHHVHHLASRIPSYRLPEVLEDYPELQTFNRITLRESIGSIRLALWDEDKRRLVSFTEATGG; encoded by the coding sequence ATGGCGCTATCGCCTTTATCGCTACCTGTTCTTCGTCCAGCATCAGTTCGAGGCCACCTACTGGGGCGCGACGAACACTGGGACATGCATGACGCCGCGCTGCAGGGCAGCTCCAACTATATACTGCCGGATATCCTGCGCTGGTTCAGCGCCAACATTGGCGTGCACCATGTTCACCATCTAGCTAGCCGAATCCCTTCCTACCGCCTGCCCGAGGTGCTGGAGGACTACCCGGAACTTCAAACATTCAACCGGATCACGCTGCGCGAAAGCATCGGTTCAATACGCCTGGCGCTCTGGGACGAGGACAAAAGACGGCTGGTTTCCTTCACGGAGGCAACTGGGGGATAG
- a CDS encoding ATP-grasp domain-containing protein, with protein MSMTSEKELPSEVAAWLDPDMDSVKGTETPKDPNKGYIALLGWSVNAIKAAQKFDRRYIVVAPDWAADFCTANKIPFIPWDFIRLNDRSMDIAKRLKEEGVDVAIPLFEETVEWSGAINSVLMDSPRMYGQSILFRDKALMKRRAQLGGIRVGIFEEAHEKEDIVRFMKRVNQTLLKLDGDPDDPIHVKAFDKAGCLGHRMIRKMEEIDLIPQEEYPLLMESHLDGWEFAVEAWIHDGKIQFLNISEYVTLGYSVFVPATEQLESWRNAITKQIELLIKTFDIKFGMIHPEYFVTADGEMYFGEVAYRPPGFKAFELIEKAYGFSAYQASMLVFDPKSTKEEVAAFFPREVVDAKCYAGCFGVYPRRRVVSKLEMPSETINHPYFESHELVAPTEETVPDRSAFGTHWGLIFFSGDDPIKMRDLLKAQEDLDFYV; from the coding sequence ATGTCAATGACATCTGAGAAAGAGTTACCCTCAGAGGTAGCAGCCTGGCTCGATCCGGACATGGACTCGGTTAAAGGTACCGAGACGCCCAAAGATCCTAACAAAGGATACATCGCCCTGCTTGGCTGGAGCGTCAATGCGATCAAGGCCGCGCAGAAGTTTGATCGACGCTATATCGTGGTTGCACCTGACTGGGCTGCGGATTTCTGTACTGCAAACAAGATACCTTTCATCCCATGGGATTTTATCCGTCTCAATGATCGCTCCATGGATATTGCTAAAAGGCTGAAGGAAGAAGGTGTCGATGTCGCCATACCGTTGTTCGAGGAAACCGTCGAGTGGTCTGGTGCCATCAACTCGGTCCTGATGGATAGCCCCCGGATGTACGGCCAGTCTATTCTGTTCCGCGACAAGGCTCTGATGAAGCGCCGTGCGCAGCTTGGCGGTATTCGCGTCGGGATTTTCGAGGAGGCGCACGAGAAGGAAGACATCGTTCGTTTCATGAAGCGCGTCAACCAGACACTGCTCAAACTTGATGGTGACCCGGACGACCCTATTCACGTCAAAGCATTCGATAAGGCCGGTTGCCTTGGCCATCGAATGATTCGCAAAATGGAAGAAATTGATCTCATTCCGCAGGAAGAATACCCCCTGCTGATGGAAAGTCATCTGGATGGCTGGGAGTTCGCTGTCGAAGCCTGGATCCACGATGGCAAGATCCAGTTTTTGAATATTTCTGAATATGTAACTCTGGGCTATTCGGTGTTCGTGCCCGCTACCGAGCAACTCGAGAGCTGGCGTAACGCGATCACCAAGCAGATCGAACTGCTGATCAAAACCTTCGATATCAAATTCGGTATGATTCATCCCGAGTACTTCGTTACTGCTGACGGCGAGATGTACTTTGGCGAAGTTGCGTATCGTCCGCCCGGGTTCAAGGCTTTTGAGCTTATTGAAAAGGCCTACGGATTCAGTGCGTACCAGGCTTCCATGTTGGTGTTTGATCCCAAGAGCACGAAAGAGGAAGTCGCGGCCTTCTTCCCTCGTGAAGTGGTCGACGCGAAATGCTACGCCGGTTGCTTCGGTGTGTATCCAAGACGTCGTGTGGTTAGTAAGCTGGAAATGCCCAGTGAAACGATTAATCACCCCTACTTCGAGTCTCACGAACTGGTCGCGCCGACAGAAGAGACAGTGCCTGACCGGTCAGCCTTCGGAACGCATTGGGGCCTGATCTTCTTCTCAGGTGACGACCCCATCAAGATGCGGGACCTGCTGAAAGCCCAGGAAGATCTGGATTTCTATGTTTAA
- a CDS encoding 2-hydroxyacid dehydrogenase, whose product MKVAVFSAKSYDREHFDPTNQANQANHGGHELVYFEPHLTPQTAILCCGFEAVCCFVNDTLNSETIGILADCGVGLIAMRCAGFNNVDLEAAKAAGIRVARVPEYSPHAVAEHAVALILGLNRNLHRAYNRVRENDYALSGLLGFDLYGKTVGMAGSGKIGAVFARIMTGFGCQVIASDPHENPDLEGIVDYVENDQLFARSDIISLHCPLVPATHHLINAATIGQMKPGAMLINTSRGGLIDTPAVINALKSGQLGYLGLDVYEEEADLFFEDNSNMLLQDDVFARLLTFPNVIITGHQAFFTREALNAIAHITLNNISDYAAGRHNGVEWVA is encoded by the coding sequence ATGAAAGTTGCAGTGTTTTCCGCCAAATCCTATGACAGAGAACATTTTGATCCGACCAATCAGGCAAATCAGGCGAATCACGGTGGCCACGAGCTGGTCTACTTCGAACCTCACCTGACGCCCCAGACGGCAATTTTGTGCTGTGGCTTTGAGGCGGTTTGCTGCTTTGTAAATGACACCCTGAATAGTGAGACTATCGGTATTCTGGCCGATTGCGGGGTCGGCTTAATTGCCATGCGTTGTGCCGGGTTCAACAATGTCGATCTGGAGGCAGCCAAAGCTGCGGGTATCAGGGTCGCCCGAGTACCTGAGTATTCTCCCCATGCGGTGGCCGAGCATGCTGTCGCTTTGATACTCGGCCTTAACCGTAATCTGCACCGTGCCTATAATCGGGTTCGCGAGAACGACTACGCACTCAGCGGCCTGCTCGGTTTTGACCTTTACGGCAAAACAGTCGGGATGGCTGGTTCCGGCAAGATCGGCGCGGTTTTTGCGCGGATTATGACCGGGTTCGGGTGTCAGGTTATTGCGAGCGACCCTCATGAAAATCCGGATCTCGAGGGTATTGTTGACTATGTCGAAAACGATCAACTCTTTGCCCGGTCAGACATCATCAGCCTGCATTGTCCGTTGGTTCCGGCGACTCATCACCTGATTAACGCAGCGACCATAGGTCAGATGAAACCCGGAGCCATGCTGATAAATACCAGCCGTGGTGGGCTTATTGATACTCCTGCTGTGATCAATGCGTTGAAGTCAGGGCAACTAGGCTATCTGGGTCTGGATGTCTATGAAGAAGAGGCAGATCTGTTTTTTGAGGATAACTCCAATATGCTTTTGCAGGATGATGTCTTCGCCCGTCTACTGACTTTTCCCAACGTTATTATTACGGGGCATCAAGCCTTCTTCACCCGCGAGGCACTGAATGCTATCGCACATATCACACTGAACAATATCAGTGACTATGCAGCTGGAAGGCATAACGGTGTTGAATGGGTTGCGTGA
- a CDS encoding LysE family translocator: MYSAESVLIIYEYTDVSFLNLSLLSAFIPTFFVVSITPGMCMTLALSLGITIGVRRAMWMMAGELVGVGIVAATSAVGVATFMLRYPTAFELFKYAGGAYLIWLGIQMWRSRGKMAMPEDNAEPITASRWQLAAQGFITAVANPKGWAFFVVLLPPFIDSTLPITPQLSALVIIILTLEFICLQLYAHGGRTLRRALKKGGSVRLANRISGSLMMLVGVWLAFG, translated from the coding sequence ATGTATTCGGCTGAATCTGTCCTGATTATTTATGAGTACACTGATGTGTCATTTTTGAACCTTTCTTTGTTATCAGCTTTTATTCCAACCTTTTTTGTAGTCTCGATCACACCCGGTATGTGTATGACTCTGGCATTGTCGCTGGGTATAACCATAGGCGTGCGCCGCGCAATGTGGATGATGGCAGGGGAGTTGGTTGGCGTGGGCATAGTCGCGGCCACCTCCGCCGTAGGTGTCGCTACTTTTATGCTGCGTTATCCGACAGCGTTTGAGCTCTTCAAATACGCCGGTGGTGCCTATCTGATCTGGCTGGGAATTCAGATGTGGCGTTCCCGAGGCAAGATGGCTATGCCCGAAGATAACGCGGAACCAATTACAGCATCACGCTGGCAGTTGGCAGCCCAGGGCTTTATTACAGCGGTTGCCAACCCTAAAGGCTGGGCCTTTTTCGTCGTATTATTGCCACCGTTTATTGATAGCACGCTGCCTATAACGCCACAACTGAGTGCGTTGGTAATCATTATCCTCACGCTGGAGTTTATCTGCCTGCAACTATATGCCCACGGCGGTCGCACATTGCGCCGTGCGCTGAAAAAGGGGGGTAGTGTTCGCCTGGCCAACCGGATTTCCGGGAGCTTGATGATGCTGGTGGGGGTGTGGCTTGCATTTGGTTAG
- a CDS encoding alpha/beta fold hydrolase, with protein MPSISTHERYVSTFAGNLYVKSWTPAASSSSSDIAPVVLFHDSLGSVELWRDFPEHLAFSLGRHVIAYDRAGFGRSYARTDKLEADFIINEAHGPFTAICAELGIEDFIAFGHSVGGAMAAVCAATFPDHCVALITEAAQAFVEDRTVEGIRDAEQVFAQDGQINRLKKYHGEKAAWVLRAWTDTWLSEDFQHWTLHETLARVNCPVLAIHGEDDEFGSVAHPELYTSLPAGPCVMELLRACGHVPHRDKPAVVTELVRDFLAQHAH; from the coding sequence ATGCCTTCGATCTCGACCCACGAACGCTATGTTTCTACCTTTGCCGGTAACCTCTATGTAAAGAGCTGGACGCCTGCTGCAAGCTCCAGCTCTTCTGACATCGCACCTGTCGTGCTCTTTCATGACTCTCTCGGAAGCGTTGAGCTGTGGCGTGATTTTCCTGAACATCTCGCGTTTTCTCTTGGTCGCCATGTCATCGCGTACGACCGGGCCGGGTTTGGGCGCTCGTATGCCCGGACGGATAAACTGGAAGCGGACTTTATTATTAACGAAGCGCACGGTCCGTTCACGGCAATCTGCGCAGAGCTTGGCATAGAAGACTTTATCGCCTTTGGGCACAGCGTTGGTGGGGCCATGGCGGCGGTGTGCGCGGCTACGTTCCCCGATCACTGTGTTGCGCTCATTACTGAAGCGGCCCAGGCGTTTGTTGAGGATCGTACGGTGGAAGGTATTCGGGACGCAGAACAGGTTTTTGCGCAAGACGGCCAGATAAACCGGCTTAAAAAGTATCACGGTGAAAAGGCGGCCTGGGTTCTGCGAGCCTGGACCGATACCTGGCTTTCAGAAGACTTTCAACATTGGACCTTGCATGAGACCTTGGCCCGGGTTAACTGCCCTGTTTTGGCCATTCACGGTGAGGACGACGAGTTCGGCTCGGTCGCGCACCCGGAACTATACACATCCCTGCCGGCCGGCCCTTGTGTGATGGAACTGTTGAGAGCGTGTGGGCACGTCCCTCACAGAGATAAACCAGCAGTGGTTACGGAGCTGGTCAGAGATTTTTTGGCACAGCACGCCCATTGA
- a CDS encoding ATP-dependent zinc protease family protein — protein sequence MKFAIPFLLATALIIPTAAFAEAAPKSEASAPETLGFVEWIVMNDTGLRLKARLDTGAKTSSLHAVNVEEFKQDDQKWVKFQIPLADHKDQPAEGDIDHEEIILELERPVERTVLIKRKGAPSQRRYVVMMDFCIAGTSHKTQFSLTDRGNFSYPVLLGRRFMRDDNILIDSADSFIANKECEYMSLEELVEQHQAKVIQADNTK from the coding sequence ATGAAGTTTGCGATCCCTTTTTTACTCGCTACAGCTCTCATCATACCAACAGCGGCATTCGCAGAAGCAGCGCCCAAAAGCGAAGCTTCGGCCCCCGAGACGCTCGGCTTCGTGGAGTGGATTGTGATGAACGATACTGGTCTGAGACTTAAAGCGCGATTGGATACCGGTGCAAAAACCTCGTCGCTGCACGCAGTGAATGTAGAAGAGTTCAAGCAAGATGATCAGAAATGGGTCAAATTCCAGATTCCACTGGCGGACCACAAAGATCAACCCGCTGAAGGTGATATTGACCACGAAGAGATCATTCTTGAACTTGAGCGGCCGGTAGAGCGCACCGTCCTTATAAAACGTAAAGGCGCACCATCGCAGAGACGTTACGTCGTTATGATGGATTTCTGCATTGCTGGCACCAGCCACAAAACCCAGTTTTCACTGACGGATCGCGGTAACTTTTCATACCCAGTCCTGCTCGGGCGCCGGTTTATGCGGGACGACAACATACTAATTGACTCAGCAGACAGCTTTATCGCCAACAAGGAATGCGAGTACATGAGCCTGGAGGAGTTGGTCGAGCAGCATCAGGCAAAAGTCATCCAGGCTGACAATACGAAGTAA
- a CDS encoding acyl carrier protein phosphodiesterase, which yields MNHLAHLFLAPNSPEARVGSLLGDFTRGVDLAALPDSVRLGVRHHLAVDSFTDKHPDVLASKRLFSAQRRRFAGVALDILYDHFLLLHWSEFTDADQNTFIKDVYTELQANEDLMTPVMSRTTRHMVSHDWFGSYRDLDNIGYALDRVAARIRFQNSFAGIIDEIRPVHSELEERFLSFFPDLQEFAGGIE from the coding sequence TTGAACCACCTCGCCCATCTCTTCCTTGCACCGAACTCGCCCGAAGCGCGAGTAGGCAGCCTTCTTGGGGATTTCACCCGGGGAGTGGATCTGGCCGCGCTCCCAGATTCCGTAAGGCTGGGTGTTCGCCACCACCTGGCGGTAGACAGTTTTACCGACAAACACCCCGATGTACTGGCAAGCAAGCGGCTTTTTTCCGCTCAGCGGCGCAGGTTTGCGGGTGTTGCTCTGGATATTCTGTATGACCACTTCCTTCTGCTCCATTGGAGCGAGTTTACCGATGCCGACCAGAACACCTTTATAAAAGACGTTTACACCGAACTGCAGGCTAACGAAGACCTGATGACGCCCGTTATGAGCAGAACGACACGGCACATGGTGTCTCACGACTGGTTTGGGTCGTACCGCGACCTCGACAACATCGGTTATGCGCTGGACAGGGTAGCCGCGCGTATCCGGTTTCAAAATTCGTTTGCGGGCATTATTGACGAAATACGGCCAGTTCACTCAGAACTTGAAGAACGTTTCCTATCATTTTTCCCGGATTTACAGGAATTTGCAGGAGGAATTGAATGA